In Chitinophagaceae bacterium, the following are encoded in one genomic region:
- a CDS encoding cation:proton antiporter has product MEFFFILPLKNPVAVFALVMAIIFIAPIIFNRIKIPGIVGLIIFGTIFGPSVLGMLERNETIELLGIVGLIYLMFMVGLSIDLNQFQKMKVKSLTFGLLSFFIPQLSSVFLAPIFLGFSFEASLLLGSIVGSHTLLAYPIANRLGIAKNASVIMTMGGTIITDGFSLMLLALVAAGAFAGQLEVSFAYTFVLPVIVFLTVTMIGLPKLGRWFFKTARMDGNTNYVFLISLLFVTAFIAESVGLAAMIGAFLAGLSLNRLVPDNSTMMNRIQFVGNALFIPFFLISVGMLVDVKALFSSLDVWIMALFFTALVLVGKFLATAITVGVFRFSKAELFTIFGLSTPQAASTLAVTLVGFELGFFGQVTVNAVVILILVTCLVGPWFVEKFGRELAKEEASSPYKPSNAPQRILVPLANPQTADSLMDIAIFIQQKNAEEPLYPLSVVREKENVDADVAASEKMLSHAVVHAAAAERSVSPVTRVDLNIANGIIRAIRELRITHIIIGWNGEISARDKIFGSILDLLLKRTDELFMVCKVDQPINTTKRVILLVPPYFQLEKGFSDAMVTIQKLIQQSGANAILCTMEQNRKLISEIMAEKEPKITPKVLNIDNWNQLFYSDKLQIDDNDLIVLMSGREGSISWQPYLKTLPRQISTHFNENNFVIIYPSESKDGLNQSVSIRFSDEGDIPELKIEDITFNIEKQSYEDVLKSVLAHPFRNDEHAFGKVLKKLIAKGPDNTTLELPNTILTFVTTSFVNEPRILCGFSKTGFPHPISKDNIHGIFALLMPEDADIEASLHIIARITRFFKYNKRYENLKEVVDEVTLKKELLEKGLQRED; this is encoded by the coding sequence AACAGGATAAAAATTCCCGGTATTGTAGGGCTTATAATTTTTGGAACCATTTTCGGGCCGAGTGTGCTGGGCATGCTTGAAAGAAATGAAACTATAGAGCTGCTGGGAATTGTAGGCTTAATCTACCTAATGTTTATGGTGGGTCTTTCTATAGACTTAAACCAATTTCAGAAAATGAAAGTCAAGAGTTTAACTTTTGGTTTACTTTCGTTTTTTATACCGCAGTTGTCCAGTGTTTTCTTAGCTCCTATATTCTTAGGGTTTTCTTTTGAGGCCTCATTGTTATTAGGCTCTATTGTAGGCTCTCATACATTACTGGCTTATCCTATTGCTAACCGTTTGGGTATCGCCAAAAATGCTTCAGTAATTATGACAATGGGTGGTACCATTATTACTGATGGGTTTTCACTTATGTTATTGGCATTAGTAGCTGCCGGAGCATTTGCCGGACAACTTGAAGTCTCATTTGCATATACCTTTGTGTTACCGGTAATAGTTTTTTTGACAGTCACCATGATTGGTTTACCAAAACTGGGAAGATGGTTTTTCAAAACTGCCCGAATGGACGGCAATACCAACTATGTTTTCTTAATCTCACTGCTTTTTGTAACGGCATTTATTGCTGAAAGTGTAGGATTGGCAGCTATGATTGGAGCTTTCCTTGCCGGCTTGAGTTTAAACAGATTGGTCCCGGACAATAGTACCATGATGAATCGTATACAGTTCGTCGGGAATGCTTTGTTTATTCCGTTTTTCCTGATATCTGTGGGTATGCTGGTAGACGTAAAAGCACTATTCAGCTCTTTAGATGTTTGGATAATGGCTCTTTTCTTTACTGCATTGGTATTGGTGGGTAAATTTTTGGCAACAGCTATTACAGTGGGAGTCTTCCGCTTCTCAAAAGCTGAATTATTTACCATTTTCGGATTATCGACACCACAAGCAGCATCTACACTAGCAGTAACCTTAGTTGGGTTTGAGTTAGGCTTTTTTGGTCAAGTGACAGTTAATGCAGTAGTGATATTGATTTTAGTTACATGTCTGGTTGGCCCCTGGTTTGTTGAAAAGTTTGGAAGAGAATTGGCAAAAGAAGAAGCCTCTAGTCCATATAAACCCTCAAATGCACCACAGAGAATTCTGGTTCCTTTGGCAAATCCGCAAACAGCTGATTCATTAATGGACATTGCCATATTTATACAGCAAAAAAATGCAGAAGAACCGCTTTATCCATTGTCAGTAGTAAGGGAAAAGGAAAATGTAGATGCAGATGTAGCTGCCAGTGAAAAAATGTTAAGCCATGCTGTAGTGCATGCCGCAGCCGCAGAAAGAAGTGTTTCTCCAGTGACAAGGGTAGATTTAAATATTGCCAACGGTATCATCAGGGCTATCAGAGAGTTAAGAATTACACATATTATTATCGGTTGGAATGGTGAAATAAGTGCAAGAGATAAAATATTCGGATCAATACTGGATTTACTTTTAAAAAGAACAGATGAACTGTTTATGGTTTGTAAAGTTGACCAACCCATTAATACAACCAAAAGAGTTATTTTATTGGTTCCTCCATATTTTCAACTCGAAAAAGGATTTAGTGATGCTATGGTCACTATTCAAAAATTAATTCAACAATCCGGGGCGAATGCAATCCTCTGTACCATGGAGCAAAACAGAAAGCTGATTTCTGAAATTATGGCAGAAAAAGAGCCTAAAATAACCCCCAAAGTATTAAATATTGACAATTGGAATCAGCTTTTTTATAGCGATAAGCTACAAATTGACGACAATGATTTGATTGTCCTCATGAGTGGAAGAGAAGGCTCAATTTCATGGCAACCATATCTCAAAACACTGCCCCGGCAAATTTCCACTCATTTTAATGAGAATAATTTTGTTATTATATACCCTTCCGAAAGCAAAGACGGACTCAACCAGTCTGTTTCTATAAGATTTAGTGATGAAGGGGATATTCCTGAATTAAAAATTGAGGATATTACTTTTAATATTGAGAAACAAAGCTACGAGGATGTTCTTAAGTCTGTTTTAGCCCACCCATTTAGAAATGACGAGCATGCGTTTGGTAAAGTATTGAAAAAATTGATTGCGAAAGGGCCTGATAATACGACCCTTGAGCTGCCAAATACTATTTTAACATTTGTAACAACTTCTTTTGTAAATGAACCCCGAATTTTATGTGGATTTTCTAAAACAGGCTTTCCTCATCCGATAAGCAAAGATAATATTCATGGTATTTTTGCGCTGCTTATGCCTGAAGATGCAGACATAGAAGCGAGTCTTCATATAATTGCCAGAATAACCCGCTTTTTCAAATACAATAAGCGTTACGAAAACCTAAAAGAGGTAGTTGATGAAGTGACCTTAAAAAAAGAATTACTTGAAAAAGGGCTGCAAAGGGAAGATTAA
- a CDS encoding YicC family protein translates to MLYSMTGFGQKQTSFPKGKVSVEIKTLNSKYLDLNLKYPSGLKDKEHEMRKIIQEKLVRGKVDCVITFELEEIPQVYKFNESVIEKYYKDYFSLMKKLEHKGEVDMRILMSLPDVTTKAENESSNEHWEALKNCLTECCDLAMAHRKNEGTGLLKEFEQSMSMFLSSVEKVKLLDKNRIVLIKQRIENQIKKHLNEKELDTARLEQEMIYYLEKIDINEEISRLNSHIRYFSEVLEDKNLDKGKKLNFISQELGREINTLGAKSYDADMQRLVVEMKDELEKIKEQVLNVL, encoded by the coding sequence ATGCTATATTCAATGACAGGCTTCGGCCAAAAACAGACAAGCTTTCCAAAGGGAAAAGTCTCCGTGGAAATTAAAACGCTTAACAGCAAATATTTGGATTTGAATTTAAAATATCCTTCCGGACTCAAAGATAAAGAGCATGAGATGCGAAAAATAATACAGGAAAAACTTGTGCGGGGCAAAGTAGATTGCGTCATCACTTTTGAACTTGAAGAAATACCACAGGTTTATAAGTTTAATGAGTCTGTAATTGAAAAATACTATAAAGACTATTTTAGCCTGATGAAAAAGTTAGAGCATAAGGGAGAGGTAGATATGCGAATTTTAATGTCCCTTCCGGATGTTACTACCAAAGCGGAAAATGAAAGTTCAAATGAGCATTGGGAAGCATTAAAAAACTGTTTAACCGAATGTTGTGATTTAGCAATGGCACACAGAAAAAATGAAGGAACCGGACTTTTAAAAGAATTTGAACAAAGCATGTCAATGTTTCTAAGTTCAGTAGAAAAAGTTAAACTGTTAGACAAAAACCGAATCGTTCTGATTAAGCAAAGAATTGAAAATCAAATAAAAAAGCATTTGAATGAAAAAGAGCTGGATACGGCACGATTGGAGCAGGAAATGATTTATTATCTGGAAAAAATAGACATTAACGAAGAGATTTCAAGACTGAACAGCCATATCCGTTATTTTTCAGAAGTGCTTGAAGATAAAAATCTTGATAAGGGTAAAAAATTAAATTTTATCAGTCAGGAGTTGGGAAGAGAAATTAACACCCTTGGTGCAAAATCATATGATGCTGATATGCAAAGACTTGTTGTCGAAATGAAAGATGAGCTTGAAAAAATTAAAGAGCAAGTGCTTAATGTTTTGTGA